Proteins encoded together in one Raphanus sativus cultivar WK10039 unplaced genomic scaffold, ASM80110v3 Scaffold3689, whole genome shotgun sequence window:
- the LOC130506815 gene encoding uncharacterized protein LOC130506815 isoform X2: MVDFDRVHDMVTDAFVAHDEDEEPNIDAKKFYEMLNAANQPLYSGCREGLSKLSLAARMMNIKTDHNLPESCMNEWADLFKEYLPEDNVSADSYYEIQKLVYSLGLPSEMIDVCIDNCMIYWGNDEKLEECRFCKKPRFKPQGRGRNRVPYQRMWYLPITDRLKRLYQSEQTAGKMRWHAEHTQTDGEMTHPSDARAWKHFNKVYPEFASNIRNVYLGLCTDGFSPFGMSGRQYSLWPVFLTPYNLPPEMCMQRELLFLTILIPGPKHPKRSLDVFLQPLIKELKDLWSTGERTYDCSTKTNFTMRAMLLWTISDFPAYGMLSGWTTHGRLACPYCNGATDAFQLKNGRKTSWFDCHRRFLPIGHPYRRNKTLFRHKRVVRDTPPPYLTGEETEKQLDYYGALETVPRGGNWHVPPNMPDSYGVHHNWHKKSIFWELPYWKDLLLRHNLDVMHIEKNFFENIMNTILNVPGKTKDNIKSRLDLPDICSRSELHINSNGQVPVPIFRLSSEKKSVLFNWVASEVKFPDGYVSNLSRCVEKGQKFSGMKSHDCHVFMQRLLPFAFAELLPTNVHEALAGIGAFFRDLSTRTLKVEVVEQLQENIPILLCNLEKIFPPGFFDVMEHLAVHLPYEALLRGPVHYGWMYQYERAMKYLKGKAKNLAKVEGSIIAGSLTEETSHFTSYYFASKVRTRKRAPRRYDDGGVAPTYAVAGVPDIFSQIGRLGGKSKEVWWSSEEDAHSAHTYILLNCEDPLIRYFERYNKFEPFILASQADQVSYLPYPRMRESGINWLSVIKVTPRGRIISGEEPPLQEEQINEVEEPEQQIDDILLIDPHNHEYEDLTDDGTDEAVEDEFNENDDVSSDDENVSD, from the exons atggtagattttgatagggttcatgatatggtaactgatgcatttgtagctcatgatgaagatgaagaacctaacatagatgcaaaaaagttttatgaaatgttaaatgcggcgaatcaaccactttacagtggttgtagagaaggtctctctaaattgtcgttggctgctagaatgatgaatattaaaactgatcacaatctacctgaaagttgcatgaatgaatgggcagacttgttcaaagagtatttgccggaagacaatgtgtctgctgattcttattatgagattcagaaactggtgtatagtcttgggttgccttcggagatgatagatgtttgcatcgacaactgcatgatctactggggaaatgatgagaagttagaagaatgtcgattctgcaagaagccacgattcaagccgcaaggacggggacgtaatagggtaccgtaccaaaggatgtggtacctaccaattacagacagattgaaaagattgtaccaatcagagcagactgctggaaagatgagatggcatgccgagcatactcagacggatggtgagatgacacatccatcagatgcaagagcctggaaacattttaacaaagtatatccggaattcgctagcaatatccggaatgtgtatctcggattatgcacagatggatttagtccattcggaatgtcagggagacaatattcattgtggccagtctttcttacgccatacaacctgccaccggagatgtgcatgcaacgggagttgctattcttgaccatattaatacctggtccgaaacatcctaaaaggtcgctggatgttttcctgcaaccactgataaaagagttgaaggatttgtggtcaacaggggagaggacgtatgactgctcaacgaagacgaatttcacgatgcgagcgatgcttttgtggaccataagtgactttcctgcctatgggatgttgtcgggatggactacacatgggagattagcttgtccatattgtaatggagcgacagatgcgtttcaactgaagaatgggaggaagacaagttggttcgattgtcatcgtagatttcttcccattggccatccgtaccgaagaaacaagacattgtttaggcacaaaagggttgtgagagacactcctcctccatatttaactggagaagaaactgaaaagcaactcgattactatggagctttggaaacagttcctcgtggtggtaattggcatgttccccctaatatgcctgattcttacggtgttcatcacaactggcacaagaagagtatattttgggagttgccatattggaaggatcttcttctgcgccacaacctcgatgtgatgcatatagagaagaatttctttgagaacatcatgaatacaatattgaatgtcccggggaagacaaaagacaacataaaatcaaggttagacttgccggatatttgctcaagaagcgagttacatataaacagcaatgggcaagttcctgttccgatattcagattgtcttcagaaaaaaagtcggtgttgttcaactgggtagcatcagaagtgaaattccccgatgggtatgtttcaaatctgtctagatgcgttgaaaagggtcaaaagttctctgggatgaagagtcatgactgtcatgtctttatgcaacgactacttccctttgcttttgcggagctacttcctacaaacgtacatgaagcacttgcag gcattggagcatttttcagggatctgagcacccgcacccttaaagtagaagtcgtggaacagcttcaagagaacattcccatcttattgtgcaacttggagaagatatttcctcctgggttttttgacgtaatggagcatctagctgtccaccttccatatgaggcattgcttcgtggacctgtacattacggatggatgtatcagtatgagcgagccatgaaatatttgaagggaaaagcaaagaaccttgcaaaggttgaaggttctataattgctggaagtttgacggaagaaacttctcacttcacatcgtactactttgcgtcaaaagtacgtactcggaaaagagctccaaggagatatgatgatggtggtgtcgcgccaacatacgcagttgctggtgttccagacatctttagccagattgggcgactgggtggaaaatcaaaagaggtttggtggtcgagtgaagaagacgctcatagtgcacacacctatattctacttaattgtgaggatccattgattcgttattttgaaag gtacaacaaattcgagcctttcatcttagcttcacaagcagatcaagttagctaccttccataccctcggatgagagaatcgggaataaattggttatccgtgatcaaagttacacctcgaggacgaatcataagtggagaagaaccaccattgcaagaagaacagataaatgaagtcgaggaacctgaacaacaaattgatgacattcttctcattgatccgcataatcatgagtatgaagatcttaccgacgatggcacagatgaagctgttgaagacgagtttaatgaaaatgatgatgtttctagtgatgacgaaaatgtatctgattga
- the LOC130506815 gene encoding uncharacterized protein LOC130506815 isoform X1 produces the protein MVDFDRVHDMVTDAFVAHDEDEEPNIDAKKFYEMLNAANQPLYSGCREGLSKLSLAARMMNIKTDHNLPESCMNEWADLFKEYLPEDNVSADSYYEIQKLVYSLGLPSEMIDVCIDNCMIYWGNDEKLEECRFCKKPRFKPQGRGRNRVPYQRMWYLPITDRLKRLYQSEQTAGKMRWHAEHTQTDGEMTHPSDARAWKHFNKVYPEFASNIRNVYLGLCTDGFSPFGMSGRQYSLWPVFLTPYNLPPEMCMQRELLFLTILIPGPKHPKRSLDVFLQPLIKELKDLWSTGERTYDCSTKTNFTMRAMLLWTISDFPAYGMLSGWTTHGRLACPYCNGATDAFQLKNGRKTSWFDCHRRFLPIGHPYRRNKTLFRHKRVVRDTPPPYLTGEETEKQLDYYGALETVPRGGNWHVPPNMPDSYGVHHNWHKKSIFWELPYWKDLLLRHNLDVMHIEKNFFENIMNTILNVPGKTKDNIKSRLDLPDICSRSELHINSNGQVPVPIFRLSSEKKSVLFNWVASEVKFPDGYVSNLSRCVEKGQKFSGMKSHDCHVFMQRLLPFAFAELLPTNVHEALAGIGAFFRDLSTRTLKVEVVEQLQENIPILLCNLEKIFPPGFFDVMEHLAVHLPYEALLRGPVHYGWMYQYERAMKYLKGKAKNLAKVEGSIIAGSLTEETSHFTSYYFASKVRTRKRAPRRYDDGGVAPTYAVAGVPDIFSQIGRLGGKSKEVWWSSEEDAHSAHTYILLNCEDPLIRYFESLFVSQVEETFPGISTTDVDKRKDQHFIKWLKSQVDFDDDADYPKWLHEVIQSPHVKVTTSQMYFTRGYTFHTYEYGRQRATSNYGICVKGETDFYGILTEIIEVEFPGILKLKCVLFKCEWFDPVVNRGVRFNKFGVVDVNGGRRYNKFEPFILASQADQVSYLPYPRMRESGINWLSVIKVTPRGRIISGEEPPLQEEQINEVEEPEQQIDDILLIDPHNHEYEDLTDDGTDEAVEDEFNENDDVSSDDENVSD, from the exons atggtagattttgatagggttcatgatatggtaactgatgcatttgtagctcatgatgaagatgaagaacctaacatagatgcaaaaaagttttatgaaatgttaaatgcggcgaatcaaccactttacagtggttgtagagaaggtctctctaaattgtcgttggctgctagaatgatgaatattaaaactgatcacaatctacctgaaagttgcatgaatgaatgggcagacttgttcaaagagtatttgccggaagacaatgtgtctgctgattcttattatgagattcagaaactggtgtatagtcttgggttgccttcggagatgatagatgtttgcatcgacaactgcatgatctactggggaaatgatgagaagttagaagaatgtcgattctgcaagaagccacgattcaagccgcaaggacggggacgtaatagggtaccgtaccaaaggatgtggtacctaccaattacagacagattgaaaagattgtaccaatcagagcagactgctggaaagatgagatggcatgccgagcatactcagacggatggtgagatgacacatccatcagatgcaagagcctggaaacattttaacaaagtatatccggaattcgctagcaatatccggaatgtgtatctcggattatgcacagatggatttagtccattcggaatgtcagggagacaatattcattgtggccagtctttcttacgccatacaacctgccaccggagatgtgcatgcaacgggagttgctattcttgaccatattaatacctggtccgaaacatcctaaaaggtcgctggatgttttcctgcaaccactgataaaagagttgaaggatttgtggtcaacaggggagaggacgtatgactgctcaacgaagacgaatttcacgatgcgagcgatgcttttgtggaccataagtgactttcctgcctatgggatgttgtcgggatggactacacatgggagattagcttgtccatattgtaatggagcgacagatgcgtttcaactgaagaatgggaggaagacaagttggttcgattgtcatcgtagatttcttcccattggccatccgtaccgaagaaacaagacattgtttaggcacaaaagggttgtgagagacactcctcctccatatttaactggagaagaaactgaaaagcaactcgattactatggagctttggaaacagttcctcgtggtggtaattggcatgttccccctaatatgcctgattcttacggtgttcatcacaactggcacaagaagagtatattttgggagttgccatattggaaggatcttcttctgcgccacaacctcgatgtgatgcatatagagaagaatttctttgagaacatcatgaatacaatattgaatgtcccggggaagacaaaagacaacataaaatcaaggttagacttgccggatatttgctcaagaagcgagttacatataaacagcaatgggcaagttcctgttccgatattcagattgtcttcagaaaaaaagtcggtgttgttcaactgggtagcatcagaagtgaaattccccgatgggtatgtttcaaatctgtctagatgcgttgaaaagggtcaaaagttctctgggatgaagagtcatgactgtcatgtctttatgcaacgactacttccctttgcttttgcggagctacttcctacaaacgtacatgaagcacttgcag gcattggagcatttttcagggatctgagcacccgcacccttaaagtagaagtcgtggaacagcttcaagagaacattcccatcttattgtgcaacttggagaagatatttcctcctgggttttttgacgtaatggagcatctagctgtccaccttccatatgaggcattgcttcgtggacctgtacattacggatggatgtatcagtatgagcgagccatgaaatatttgaagggaaaagcaaagaaccttgcaaaggttgaaggttctataattgctggaagtttgacggaagaaacttctcacttcacatcgtactactttgcgtcaaaagtacgtactcggaaaagagctccaaggagatatgatgatggtggtgtcgcgccaacatacgcagttgctggtgttccagacatctttagccagattgggcgactgggtggaaaatcaaaagaggtttggtggtcgagtgaagaagacgctcatagtgcacacacctatattctacttaattgtgaggatccattgattcgttattttgaaag cctatttgtttcacaagtcgaagaaacattccctggtatatccacaactgacgtagacaaaaggaaagatcaacactttataaaatggttgaagagtcag gttgattttgacgacgatgcagattatcctaagtggttacatgaagtaattcaatctccacatgtaaaggtcaccacttcacagatgtatttcacacgaggctatacttttcacacatatgagtatggtagacagcgggcaaccagtaactatggaatatgtgtgaaaggggaaaccgatttctacggtatcttgacagagattatcgaagtggaatttccagggatattgaagctgaaatgcgtcctcttcaaatgtgagtggttcgaccccgtcgtcaacagaggtgttcggtttaacaaattcggtgtagttgatgtcaatggtggaagaag gtacaacaaattcgagcctttcatcttagcttcacaagcagatcaagttagctaccttccataccctcggatgagagaatcgggaataaattggttatccgtgatcaaagttacacctcgaggacgaatcataagtggagaagaaccaccattgcaagaagaacagataaatgaagtcgaggaacctgaacaacaaattgatgacattcttctcattgatccgcataatcatgagtatgaagatcttaccgacgatggcacagatgaagctgttgaagacgagtttaatgaaaatgatgatgtttctagtgatgacgaaaatgtatctgattga